GCGTTTTAAGCTTTAAGAACAAAAATAGCAAGGTTATGAATAAATTAAGAGCAAATATAAACCAATGGCTGGAAGGGCTCGACAAGAACTGGGAAGCAATGCCGATAAAAAGGCAGCATAAGGTGATACTGTACTTTTTTGCAGCCTATGTGCTGCTGACCGCAGTTGTCATTTTCAACGTATGCCGCGATACGTTATACGCAAGAAACAATATGGCTCTAGAACATATCGAAAGCCCTGCCTCGTCAGGGGAAGAAAGTCCGGCGTCCCTACAGGACTCCCTGAGGCCAATTAAAAAAAAATAGGATTATGAAAGAAAATAAAAAAAAGGTCAGCCTTCTCTCAGAAGAGGCTCGCCAAAACAGTTCCTCGTTTTTGCCTGATGAAAAAAAGACAACTGTCGAGCGTATTAAAAAGCCGCTGATTTTCACACTGATGGGAATTGTATGTATCGGCTGTATGTATCTGATCTTTAAGCCCTCGAAAGATAAAAAGCAGATCGAAAGCATTGGTCTGAACGACAGCGTGCCGCAGGCAAGCGGATCTGTGCTGCAGGCAGACAAACAGAAAGCGTATGAGCAGGAAATACTCGAAGACAAAGAAGAGCAAAAAAAGAAAGGTTTAACCACGCTGTCTGATTACTGGAATGAGGATAACGCTGAGCAGAAACAATCAATGCCTGATGACGCGGAAGAAACTAACAATCCGGCGCTGAACACGTACCGTACTGCCCAAAGCACGCTGGGCTCATTCTATCAGCAGGACAACGGAGAAACCAAGGAACTGCGCCGACAGCTTGAGGACCTGAAGCAGGAGCTCGCGCAAAAGGAAATTCCCAAAGCTGCCACGTTTGATGACCAGCTGGAACTTATGGAAAAATCCTATCAGATGGCAGCCAAATACCTTCCCTCAGGCTACGCTTCTGTCGAGCCTGCAGTCAAAAACACTGCAGTAGCAAAGACGGAATCAGAAGAGAAGAATTTTTCGGCAATGGTTCCTGCAAAAAAAAGCAAAGTCTCCTCGCTGTATCAACTTGCGTCCGATAGAAATTTTATTGCAGAATGGAACACGGGAAGAGGTATTAATTCTGCCGGTTCAATGCAAGAAACGCTTCAGCCAAGAAACAGTATCAGGGCCTGTGTGCATCAAACACAAACTATTATTGGCGAAGCAGGTGTTTCACTTCGTCTTATAGAACCTGCAATGATATCGGGGCGTATCATAGCAGCTGGCACAATAGTGACGGCAAATGCCAAGATTCAGGCAGGCCACCTGCAGTTGAAAGTCACATCCATCGAACTGGAGGGCTCCATCATTCCTGTAGACATTGCTATTTATGACCTTGACGGCCAGCAGGGAGTCCCAGTTCCTTATTCTGCCGAAAGAAGTGCCCTGACTGAAATGGCGGGCAACATGAGCCAGCAGTCCGGCACGAGCCTTATGATGACACAGTCTGCAGGACAGCAGGTGGCCGCTGACCTGAGCCGCGGGGTTGTTCAGGGCATCTCGGGCTATTTCGCCAAAAAAGTGAGGACACCTAAAGTGACCCTAAAAGCAGGACATCAGGTGTATTTGGTTTCCAAAAAATAACAGCAATCTAAAATCAATTAATTATGAAAAATCAATTTAAACTATTTTGGGCAGCAGCCTTTTTAATAACATATTCATTAGGCGCATCTGCTCAGGAAAACGAAGCCACGAGCCTTGATTTAGGAACTATACCGCCCTACCATATGCAGGTTACTTATGACAAAACTTCCCATCTTATTTTCCCGTCCCCTATCCGATACGTGGATCTTGGAAGTGGATACCTGATTGCCTCAAAGGCCGAGGATGCTGAAAACGTCCTTCGCGTCAAGGCATCGGTCCAGACTTTTGAAGAGGAAACCAATTTTTCGGTGATTACAGATGACGGCCGTTTTTACAATTTTAACGTGCGCTACAGCGCCAGCCCGCCTGCCCTCAGCTATGATCTTATGGCGATGCAGAAGAACTTTGACAAAGTCAGTGCAAGCGATGTTCTTTTTGAGGAGCTTGGAAAAACACCGCCCTCACTGGCCGGACTGATCCTGGAAACTATATACAAAAACAACAAGCGAATCGTAAAGCACATTGCATCGGAGAGTTTCGGCATTCAGTTCAGCTTAAAGGGCATCTATATCCACAACGGGAAGTATTATTTCCATACACAGCTTGAAAACCAAACCAATGTACCTTTCAGCATTGACTTTATGAGTTTCAAGGTGGTGGATAAAAAAACAGCCAGACGCACTGCCACCCAGCAAAGGCCGATTTTGCCGCTGCGCATTTACAAAACCCTTGATGAGATTCCCGGAAAAGCCACAGACCAGAATGTGTTTCTCTTGGACCAGTTTACAATAGCAGATGACAAACTGCTGCTAATTGAGATTTTTGAGAAAAACGGAGGCAGGCACCAGACACTCAAGATTAAAAATTCAGATCTTGTAAAAGCCAAGGTGATAAACAGTATGCACCTTAAATTTTAACAACTATTAAAAAATTTAGAAATTAAAAAGTATTACAGCCCGAAGCATTGCTTTGGGCTGTTTTGTTTACTGAGCTTAAGCCTTTCCTGCAAATACATTGCATAACTCAATTAACGTTAGTATCTTAGCACTGAACTGTAAAAGCCAAATTCTTTCTTTTTTGGCAACAAGGATTTAACTGTATTGTTATGCAAAATGTTATCGACCGCACCAATAAATTTTACCTGTTAATGTCCCGAAAAGTACTCTCTAAAAAAGAATATGGGGTGCTTGAAAAACTGTTGATAGAAAAAATGTCTTTTGAGCAGGCGGCGCAGAAATATGGGGTAACATCCGAAGATGTGCAGGAACTTTACCAGAGAACGTGCAGTAAAGTCAAAGCAGTGGCCGAGCTGTTTTCAGAAATCGATCAATACGAGAAAAAACTTCAGAAGTTAAAGCGTCAATTAAATCCAGATCCCAGCCCCGCTGCTATGAGAAAAGAAAAAGCGGAAAAAGACCGCCAAAAACTGCTCCTTGACAGTTCTTTTCCATTCAGCAAAAGACTGCTAAGCGTACTGGAAACTTTAGAGATCAAAACCATTGGGGAGCTTTCCGATATACCGCTAAAGGACTTTCAAAATTTCAATGGATTTAAAATAAAGTGCAAAGAAGAGCTCACTGCCTTTATCGAGTTTGAAAATATCCAATATCTTTTCAAAGGCTTTGCGGTCTGGAAAAAACAGCCCATTGTGCGGTTTAAATAAGTAAAAGCCTCTCTTAAAGCGGTCTTCTTTTGCTTCTTTTCTTTGGCCGTCCTCGGAAAGAAAAGAAGTCCGCCCAAAAACAGCAAAAGGGATGATAAGCATCCCTTAAAAAAAACGCAGCGGGTCTGCTAAAATAGCGGGCACTGCATTTTGGCAGAGTCGCTCTACCGATTAAACGCAAAAAGACTGTCCCGACCAAAGGAAGGGAGTGTCTTTTTGCCGCCCGATTTCGGGCTTATCCCACCCCAATGGGCTGTGACCGAAAATCTTTCAGATTCAGAAAAAATCCACGGTTCTCCGTCATTCCCTCTCGAAACAGATTCCACAATAGCGAGCATCCCATCTGCGCCAAAGCGGAATTAATAAACAAATCCTGTTTTTCAAGCGCCTCGGCAAGCGAACAGCTCGGCGTGTCGTCCTTCGTTTCAGATTCCTGTAGAAGCTCCCCAAATTCCTCGGTCAAAAACGGCAGACGCTCCACCGTTTCAAATTTTTCGGACTTAGGCTGTGGAATTTCCCCAACAGTAGCGAGTATGACCTGCCCTGTATACTGGCTGTTGCCAAAATCCATCCAGTATTTGGGGTCGTCCCTGTGATGCCTTTGGTTGCTATACTTTAAAATATCGGCAATTTCAAAACGGGACTTCACGCTGTCTGTACAAGTAATGTAAATACTTGCCTTGGCATTACTCGGCAGTTTTCCAAAGCTATCCTTTACAAATTTGACGGTTTCCGCTTTCCAGTTTGTACCCGTAAAACGGTTGGCACGGTTGATAAGTGCCACGGATTTATACAGTCCGACCTCGCTGGGCGCAAAACGCTGTCTGCCAAGGTTGGCATTTGTGATAATATCATCATCCCAAAGACGAACCGAAAGCCCTGCATGCCCGAGGGCTGTGAGGCTGTGGTTCATTTCCATAAGAGCGGTCAGCACCTTTGAGCCTGTGCCGCCTGCCCCGATAAGGTTAACCGCTATTGGATTAGTCGGGCTTATCAAATAAGGGTCTGTAAAATGCATTTTGGTTTTCTCGGTATTCATGACAATAGGTTTTTAAGTGTTTTGTTATTCTTTTTCAATACTGCTGTGGGAAAGGCTTTGCCTGTCGAGATTAAGTCTTTCCACAGGCTGACGCAGTTGCCTTTTACGGGGCTGTTCTCTCCCATCAGGTGGCTGAAGTAGCTGTTGAAAAAATAATCCTCCCACGCCCTTGTAAATTCCTCCACCGATGCAGAGTTTTTAATATCGATACTCACCGAGCCCATACATACCCTGCCATCCTCATAGATATTGAAAAATGGCGCATAGTACAGTGTTGTTTTCTCCGTGGGTCTTCTGTTGCTTAAAACGGCAAATACCCTAAGGCTGTTTTTATTTGCCTGCCAGATCATGGAAGGCACAAACCCCTGACCGCTTGGAATCCCCAAGCCCTCTATAAAATAAAGCGGTCTTTTTTGGGATTTGGTGTACCATATCACAGCGCCTTTGTCCCTGCTTGGATTGATGTGCAGTATAGTGGTTGGCAGAATCCCGACGGGTTTTAAAAAAGCAGACTGCTTCTGCTTTTCGGTTAGAAGTGCTTTGGCGAGCGCCACTGCTTCACGCTCTGTCAACGGATGCGCATTGATAGGCGTGCCGTTTCTATCCATATCAAAATGCTCTACATATACTTCTTTATCTAAACCTTTACTTTCATATAAAACAAGGGCGGATTTCGGGTGGTAAAGCGTCCCGAAACCCTCTGCTATATCAACTGCATTATTCATTTTCGTGGTATTTATAATTATACAATAAAGCGCACAACTCGTCCAAAAGGGCAAACAGCAGGCTTTCAAAATCAAGGCTGTTTTGGGGCAGTTCTTCTCCGTCAAAACATTTTAAAATCATCGGCTCATCCATTGCACCGTACTCGTTAAACTCATTGTTGATGCTCTCTTCAATGCTTTCATAAAGCCATCCTTTAGTATCGGAGATAAAGGAAATGTACTTTTCCATCCCGATACTCTCACTTTCCGTGTCTTCGTCTTCATCCCCGTCATTCATTGGCGCATTTCGAAAAATGCTTTCATGGGGATAGTCGCTGTATAATGCAAAAGCTTTTTTAGCTATACCCAAACACTGCTTATCAAAGGCATCACAGCTTTTAAAAGCTTTTAAACGCCCTTCGAACACTTCTAAATTTATGCGGTTGAAAATCTTCTTTTCGATACATTCCCCGATAAGTTCTGCCTTGTCATACTCCCGAATATACCTCTCGTTTTCTTCCCTGTCCTCGTCCTGTTCTGTCCATTCCCTGTGCATTTCATAGAGCCAGTACAGATAACTGCCCTGCTGTCTGAAATACGGTACATCGGCACTATGATACAGATACGAGCAGACCGATAAAAGCAGATGCGCATTCTGTTTGTGCTTCGATTCTCTGAGCATTTGATAAATTGGTTGTATAGGGATATAATACAGCGTCGTGCCCGTGCTGTATTTTTCCTCGCTGAGAAGATACGTTCTGTGGCTGTCCTGCAATAACCGCAGTTCGGAAAAGTTCTCTACACTTTTTTTGAGCTTTTCCTGTAAATCCCATACAGCCAATGCCATATTATAGGGATATTCAAAATGAGAGGTTGGCATCGGCACAATGCGGTAATGCCCTGCTAGGCTGTCAAGAGAGCTATAAAAATCGCTTTCCATTTTGGAAATATCCCCACAAGCCTGTAGCGTTTTACTCTCTTGTAGTCTGGGCAGAAAAGAAACCTTTAGAAAACCATCGGTAGCATTTCCGCAGGCACTGACCTTGGTTTGTCTTTCTGCACCTCGCCTGTATCCTTGGGTCTCTGCATCCAATGCATAAACCCTGCGAGCTGTGCGTGAAGCTGTTTTTGTCTTTTTCGCTCGGGCAGTTGCACTGTTCCCGATATAATTGTCTGTTGCATAATTCATGGCTTTAAATTTTGGTTAGCCTTTTGTTCCCATTACCGTTTCAAATCGGTACTCGACCGCATCGTCCCTGATGGCGGGGGCTGATATTTTGGCGGTGGTCAGTATCGGATAGGTCGGGGCATAAAAATTCAGTACTGCTTCGGTACTCCATCTCGGTTCGGGGTCTGAAAGCCTGATTTCCTGCCCTTTGTCTTTGAGTATAAAAACCCGCTGTAATTGTGCTCTTAATAACATGATTTCATTATTTAGATTAATATCCTACTCCTCTGCTTCGGGGTCATCTTCCCAATATTCCGTTTCTTCCTCTTCCGTTTCATGTTCCTGTGCATCACTACTATCATTAGCATACTCGGGAAAAAGCGCCTCTCGGGGTGGTTCGGGTTTTGCAGTTTCTGTTGTACTTCCGAACAAATCGGGCGCAAACTGGGCTGATAATTCAGCTTTGCGTCTTCGTATCTCCTCCGCTTTTAGTGGAAACTCATGTATTTCGGGCACTTTTATCCATGCCTCACGGAATTTCCCTTCTTTTTCCAGTTCGTTGGCTTTTGCTATGGCATCGCTGAATTTTTTGTCTTTGGCTTCCTGTTCTTTTTTCTGCTTGTCTTCCTTTTCCTTTTCCATTGCCGACTGCATTTTGGTCTGCTCGAGCTGTTTCATATAGCCTTCCATGTCCACCATAAGACCCGAGGCGGACTGCATGGGCGCTGTTATATTCTCAAAAAAACCGCTGTCGAGTTCCTCGGCTGTTCCCCGCAGGTTTAAAGGCGGTATGCTGTGCTTTGCAGTATCCCCGCACGCCTCGTTTTGGAGCATGACCAGTACAATAAGCCTGTCCTCTGCGCCTTTTGCTATTGTAATGTGCAAATCCCCTATAATCTGCAACTGCGCTATCTGATTGAAAAAATTGGTATTCATTGCTTAAAATTTAAATTGTTATTTGTTTCCTCTTTGTGCGTATGGATTTATAATTTTGATAATACCGACGCTTTTTGCAAGGCTGTCACGCTCTCGCAACAGCCTTTCTTTATCTGCCTTGCTAATTCAGGTTAAGGATTTCCGATCCGTCCGCCTGAAAACTCATACATAAATCGAATGCCTTTTGGGCTTTTCCCTGGGCTGTGCCTCCCATAACAATCGACTGTAGTTTGGCTTCATCGTCCTTGTATTTTCGCACATTCTGATAGTAGCCCGTAACTCCATTGTACGCCCCGAAAAGCGTGCCTTTGGTTGTGTCCATCTGCTGTGATTCGCTCGCCATGGCGTAGGCAAAAGCGTCCTCTACCGTATTTTTAAACACGCTAGACAGTTCATCTTCTGCCCCTTTTTTGATTAAAGCGAGTGTTTCGGTATTAGGGCATAATGCCAATTGAATCAGTTTTTTAACTTCCCTGTCTGTTACTTTAACTTGAGCCCACTCATTGAAAATGCCTTCCAATTGGGTGCTTAATTTGTCCGCCAGTCCCATTACTTTATGGGCATCATCAAGTCGCTGTTTAGCACCCGAGGTATGGCGGATGCGCACCACGTTGCTCATCGAGCGAAGCGAAGCGTTAAGCGTGTTTTGGCATACGATGCGGATGGGCGTAAAAGCCGCTGTGATGCTTCCGCTACCGTCGTGGGAGGTAGTCAGGAAAATATACTTTTCGGTCACGTCATCCCCTTTTCCCACACGGATATAATCAGGGAGTTTGGCTGTAATGAAAATGCGCTCTCCCTGCCCGAGTGCCCCTGCCGTTTCGTACAGTATACCGTCACCGCCCCCGACAATCGCATCAAAAAAACTGAACGCCTCACGATTCTGCACGATATGGTAGTCTTTCCCAACCACGCCCAAAACTGCATTGCTGTCTGTGCGTATGGTGGCAAAACAGTCAGGAACTGCCAGTTCCGTACTGCCCACTTCAATACCCTCACGGGTTGCGATAATTTCAGAACCCTTGGTGTAAAGCGGGCTTTTTGCCACCTGATAGTCAAGCCCTGCGTGTTTGATGGCTTCGGAGCTTGTCGGGTACTGCTCCACGATCTGCCCGAGCCCGTGCCATGCTTTTTCCTTTACGCTGAAAAAAGAGTAATTGCCAGTTTTGCTGTTGTAATTGATATTATGTGCCATGATATTTGATTTTAAAATTTATACTTGGTTTGTAATG
This portion of the Flavobacterium gelatinilyticum genome encodes:
- a CDS encoding PRTRC system ThiF family protein — protein: MNTEKTKMHFTDPYLISPTNPIAVNLIGAGGTGSKVLTALMEMNHSLTALGHAGLSVRLWDDDIITNANLGRQRFAPSEVGLYKSVALINRANRFTGTNWKAETVKFVKDSFGKLPSNAKASIYITCTDSVKSRFEIADILKYSNQRHHRDDPKYWMDFGNSQYTGQVILATVGEIPQPKSEKFETVERLPFLTEEFGELLQESETKDDTPSCSLAEALEKQDLFINSALAQMGCSLLWNLFREGMTENRGFFLNLKDFRSQPIGVG
- a CDS encoding nitrogen regulatory IIA protein — translated: MNKLRANINQWLEGLDKNWEAMPIKRQHKVILYFFAAYVLLTAVVIFNVCRDTLYARNNMALEHIESPASSGEESPASLQDSLRPIKKK
- a CDS encoding DUF932 domain-containing protein encodes the protein MAHNINYNSKTGNYSFFSVKEKAWHGLGQIVEQYPTSSEAIKHAGLDYQVAKSPLYTKGSEIIATREGIEVGSTELAVPDCFATIRTDSNAVLGVVGKDYHIVQNREAFSFFDAIVGGGDGILYETAGALGQGERIFITAKLPDYIRVGKGDDVTEKYIFLTTSHDGSGSITAAFTPIRIVCQNTLNASLRSMSNVVRIRHTSGAKQRLDDAHKVMGLADKLSTQLEGIFNEWAQVKVTDREVKKLIQLALCPNTETLALIKKGAEDELSSVFKNTVEDAFAYAMASESQQMDTTKGTLFGAYNGVTGYYQNVRKYKDDEAKLQSIVMGGTAQGKAQKAFDLCMSFQADGSEILNLN
- the traM gene encoding conjugative transposon protein TraM, which codes for MKENKKKVSLLSEEARQNSSSFLPDEKKTTVERIKKPLIFTLMGIVCIGCMYLIFKPSKDKKQIESIGLNDSVPQASGSVLQADKQKAYEQEILEDKEEQKKKGLTTLSDYWNEDNAEQKQSMPDDAEETNNPALNTYRTAQSTLGSFYQQDNGETKELRRQLEDLKQELAQKEIPKAATFDDQLELMEKSYQMAAKYLPSGYASVEPAVKNTAVAKTESEEKNFSAMVPAKKSKVSSLYQLASDRNFIAEWNTGRGINSAGSMQETLQPRNSIRACVHQTQTIIGEAGVSLRLIEPAMISGRIIAAGTIVTANAKIQAGHLQLKVTSIELEGSIIPVDIAIYDLDGQQGVPVPYSAERSALTEMAGNMSQQSGTSLMMTQSAGQQVAADLSRGVVQGISGYFAKKVRTPKVTLKAGHQVYLVSKK
- a CDS encoding PRTRC system protein C, with the translated sequence MLLRAQLQRVFILKDKGQEIRLSDPEPRWSTEAVLNFYAPTYPILTTAKISAPAIRDDAVEYRFETVMGTKG
- a CDS encoding PRTRC system protein E, producing MNTNFFNQIAQLQIIGDLHITIAKGAEDRLIVLVMLQNEACGDTAKHSIPPLNLRGTAEELDSGFFENITAPMQSASGLMVDMEGYMKQLEQTKMQSAMEKEKEDKQKKEQEAKDKKFSDAIAKANELEKEGKFREAWIKVPEIHEFPLKAEEIRRRKAELSAQFAPDLFGSTTETAKPEPPREALFPEYANDSSDAQEHETEEEETEYWEDDPEAEE
- a CDS encoding PRTRC system protein B is translated as MNNAVDIAEGFGTLYHPKSALVLYESKGLDKEVYVEHFDMDRNGTPINAHPLTEREAVALAKALLTEKQKQSAFLKPVGILPTTILHINPSRDKGAVIWYTKSQKRPLYFIEGLGIPSGQGFVPSMIWQANKNSLRVFAVLSNRRPTEKTTLYYAPFFNIYEDGRVCMGSVSIDIKNSASVEEFTRAWEDYFFNSYFSHLMGENSPVKGNCVSLWKDLISTGKAFPTAVLKKNNKTLKNLLS
- the traN gene encoding conjugative transposon protein TraN, with the translated sequence MKNQFKLFWAAAFLITYSLGASAQENEATSLDLGTIPPYHMQVTYDKTSHLIFPSPIRYVDLGSGYLIASKAEDAENVLRVKASVQTFEEETNFSVITDDGRFYNFNVRYSASPPALSYDLMAMQKNFDKVSASDVLFEELGKTPPSLAGLILETIYKNNKRIVKHIASESFGIQFSLKGIYIHNGKYYFHTQLENQTNVPFSIDFMSFKVVDKKTARRTATQQRPILPLRIYKTLDEIPGKATDQNVFLLDQFTIADDKLLLIEIFEKNGGRHQTLKIKNSDLVKAKVINSMHLKF